One region of Brachyhypopomus gauderio isolate BG-103 chromosome 9, BGAUD_0.2, whole genome shotgun sequence genomic DNA includes:
- the LOC143522577 gene encoding uncharacterized protein LOC143522577 isoform X3 produces MVVLKPKPGATTASGVRSTLFKGYSGELPHPATLNHGPVYAGIKADSLPLICTMNISPDKPLVDSIFGKVQVGSVLSYQQPPPPSDSVVIHEDAPPFPSLPLECYHLSPPEYSFVPTHQEQLHLSSLSVTLSQSHLIEEATRSQSATPEWHSLRRERVTASHFREVSHVRGPGAAESLAERIIRGTRQTAHMKRGLEMETGALKDYAVLKNLNLTKCGLVIHPDASWLGASPDGLVYDTLERPSFGLVEIKCPNAQSYVDCKFLKVAQGLHKLKESHCYYWQIQFQLLITGMQWCDLVICAHDDILPCFSLTLTCQNTSL; encoded by the exons atggttgtcctaaagccaaaaccaggtgctactacagccagtggagttag aagtacacttttcaagggctacagcggtgagctcccacacccggccaccctcaatcatggaccagtctacgctggaatcaaagcagattctcttccactcatctgcacaatgaacatctcgcctgacaagccacttgtggactccatctttgggaaggtacaagttggcagtgtactgtcctatcaacaaccaccacctccatctgacagtgttgtcatacatgaggatgcacccccattcccgagtctgccactagaatgttaccatctaagcccacctgaatattcatttgtgccaacacaccaagaacagctacacctaagctcactttctgtgaccttgtcacaatcacaccttattgaggaggcaacaagatcccaaagtgctacacctgagtggcattcacttaggagagaaagagtgactgcctcacatttcagagaggtgagccacgttagaggtccaggtgctgcagaaagcctggcagaaaggataatccgagggacacgacaaacagcacacatgaagagaggacttgaaatggaaacaggggccttaaaggactatgcagttctgaaaaacttgaacttgaccaagtgtgggctagtgattcatccagatgcatcttggctgggtgcatcacctgatggacttgtatatgacacacttgagcgtccatcatttgggcttgttgaaattaagtgcccaaatgcacaaagctatgtagactgcaaattcctcaaagtggcacaaggcctacacaaattgaaggagagccattgttattattggcaaatccagttccagttattgattactggtatgcagtggtgtgatttagttatctgtgcccatgatgatatcttgccatgtttttctttaacacttacatgccaaaatacctctctatga
- the LOC143522577 gene encoding uncharacterized protein LOC143522577 isoform X1, protein MSWPSLNSQGACWSSRNLPSTMCVVLSEHQVQRHRVNLKRVSSSTFHPTSAILKGVKPGPVDAMVVLKPKPGATTASGVRSTLFKGYSGELPHPATLNHGPVYAGIKADSLPLICTMNISPDKPLVDSIFGKVQVGSVLSYQQPPPPSDSVVIHEDAPPFPSLPLECYHLSPPEYSFVPTHQEQLHLSSLSVTLSQSHLIEEATRSQSATPEWHSLRRERVTASHFREVSHVRGPGAAESLAERIIRGTRQTAHMKRGLEMETGALKDYAVLKNLNLTKCGLVIHPDASWLGASPDGLVYDTLERPSFGLVEIKCPNAQSYVDCKFLKVAQGLHKLKESHCYYWQIQFQLLITGMQWCDLVICAHDDILPCFSLTLTCQNTSL, encoded by the exons atgtcatggccgagtctaaattcacaaggtgcctgttggagttcccgaaatttaccgtcaacgatgtgcgtcgtattgtcagagcatcaagtacaacgacacagagtcaacttgaaaagggtttcaagttctacgtttcatcctacctctgcaattttgaag ggggtgaagcctggacccgtggatgccatggttgtcctaaagccaaaaccaggtgctactacagccagtggagttag aagtacacttttcaagggctacagcggtgagctcccacacccggccaccctcaatcatggaccagtctacgctggaatcaaagcagattctcttccactcatctgcacaatgaacatctcgcctgacaagccacttgtggactccatctttgggaaggtacaagttggcagtgtactgtcctatcaacaaccaccacctccatctgacagtgttgtcatacatgaggatgcacccccattcccgagtctgccactagaatgttaccatctaagcccacctgaatattcatttgtgccaacacaccaagaacagctacacctaagctcactttctgtgaccttgtcacaatcacaccttattgaggaggcaacaagatcccaaagtgctacacctgagtggcattcacttaggagagaaagagtgactgcctcacatttcagagaggtgagccacgttagaggtccaggtgctgcagaaagcctggcagaaaggataatccgagggacacgacaaacagcacacatgaagagaggacttgaaatggaaacaggggccttaaaggactatgcagttctgaaaaacttgaacttgaccaagtgtgggctagtgattcatccagatgcatcttggctgggtgcatcacctgatggacttgtatatgacacacttgagcgtccatcatttgggcttgttgaaattaagtgcccaaatgcacaaagctatgtagactgcaaattcctcaaagtggcacaaggcctacacaaattgaaggagagccattgttattattggcaaatccagttccagttattgattactggtatgcagtggtgtgatttagttatctgtgcccatgatgatatcttgccatgtttttctttaacacttacatgccaaaatacctctctatga
- the LOC143522577 gene encoding uncharacterized protein LOC143522577 isoform X2, translating into MGVKPGPVDAMVVLKPKPGATTASGVRSTLFKGYSGELPHPATLNHGPVYAGIKADSLPLICTMNISPDKPLVDSIFGKVQVGSVLSYQQPPPPSDSVVIHEDAPPFPSLPLECYHLSPPEYSFVPTHQEQLHLSSLSVTLSQSHLIEEATRSQSATPEWHSLRRERVTASHFREVSHVRGPGAAESLAERIIRGTRQTAHMKRGLEMETGALKDYAVLKNLNLTKCGLVIHPDASWLGASPDGLVYDTLERPSFGLVEIKCPNAQSYVDCKFLKVAQGLHKLKESHCYYWQIQFQLLITGMQWCDLVICAHDDILPCFSLTLTCQNTSL; encoded by the exons atg ggggtgaagcctggacccgtggatgccatggttgtcctaaagccaaaaccaggtgctactacagccagtggagttag aagtacacttttcaagggctacagcggtgagctcccacacccggccaccctcaatcatggaccagtctacgctggaatcaaagcagattctcttccactcatctgcacaatgaacatctcgcctgacaagccacttgtggactccatctttgggaaggtacaagttggcagtgtactgtcctatcaacaaccaccacctccatctgacagtgttgtcatacatgaggatgcacccccattcccgagtctgccactagaatgttaccatctaagcccacctgaatattcatttgtgccaacacaccaagaacagctacacctaagctcactttctgtgaccttgtcacaatcacaccttattgaggaggcaacaagatcccaaagtgctacacctgagtggcattcacttaggagagaaagagtgactgcctcacatttcagagaggtgagccacgttagaggtccaggtgctgcagaaagcctggcagaaaggataatccgagggacacgacaaacagcacacatgaagagaggacttgaaatggaaacaggggccttaaaggactatgcagttctgaaaaacttgaacttgaccaagtgtgggctagtgattcatccagatgcatcttggctgggtgcatcacctgatggacttgtatatgacacacttgagcgtccatcatttgggcttgttgaaattaagtgcccaaatgcacaaagctatgtagactgcaaattcctcaaagtggcacaaggcctacacaaattgaaggagagccattgttattattggcaaatccagttccagttattgattactggtatgcagtggtgtgatttagttatctgtgcccatgatgatatcttgccatgtttttctttaacacttacatgccaaaatacctctctatga